The proteins below are encoded in one region of Tomitella fengzijianii:
- a CDS encoding ABC transporter substrate-binding protein: MTRNRRIGVAAAAMLASSTLLAGCVSAGSGSGSGESGAAEVTQAGIIGDQPEAGEPVSGGTLSFAGYSMPSSLDPTKTQPAGSTGGTEMANIYGLLVRFDADKQEYVPQLAESLTESDDHLAWTIGLREGVTFSDGTPLDAQAVVDSMNRFNENRGANSQQFKAGVKSIEATDPQTVTVTLNAPWSEFPALLTFGHGMILAPAAYADPNNFKPIGAGPYTVANFAPAESLELAPRADYWDGKPYLDSLKFVNIAGGQPRIEALSSGGVQMTFLRSAEWVADAKGEYPGFYEPLNVNDVLQINNREGHPGADPNLRKAIALAMDPEVINQRALKGDGHPTTKIFAEWSKWHNDVPAFEQDTAQAKQLVDAAKANGFDGKLSYVSVNDPTSQATATATQALLGAVGIDVDVEYAATVTDMVKRLYVDHDFDLGHGSYSISDAVPYMRLSASLRSNSSNNILGYDSPEMDKLLDTAQHATTEDAEKAALKAIEQKIHEDVPYVNLGWGANFVAWNPDVYGATPSNDGIMLLGNTWIKK, encoded by the coding sequence ATGACACGGAACAGAAGGATCGGGGTGGCCGCAGCGGCGATGCTCGCGAGCTCCACGCTGCTGGCAGGCTGCGTCAGCGCCGGCAGCGGATCCGGTTCCGGCGAGAGCGGCGCGGCGGAGGTCACGCAGGCCGGCATCATCGGCGACCAGCCGGAGGCCGGTGAGCCCGTCAGCGGCGGCACCCTGAGTTTCGCCGGCTATTCGATGCCGTCGAGCCTCGACCCCACCAAGACCCAGCCCGCCGGCTCGACCGGCGGCACCGAGATGGCCAACATCTACGGCCTTCTCGTGCGCTTCGACGCCGACAAGCAGGAGTACGTCCCCCAGCTCGCCGAGTCGCTCACCGAAAGCGACGACCACCTCGCCTGGACCATCGGCCTGCGCGAGGGCGTCACCTTCTCCGACGGCACGCCCCTGGACGCCCAGGCCGTCGTCGACAGCATGAACCGCTTCAACGAGAACCGCGGCGCCAACAGCCAGCAGTTCAAGGCCGGCGTCAAGAGCATCGAGGCCACCGACCCGCAGACCGTCACGGTCACCCTCAACGCGCCGTGGTCGGAGTTCCCCGCGCTTCTCACCTTCGGTCACGGCATGATCCTCGCGCCGGCCGCCTACGCGGACCCGAACAACTTCAAGCCCATCGGCGCCGGCCCCTACACCGTCGCCAACTTCGCGCCGGCCGAGTCGCTCGAGCTCGCCCCGCGCGCGGACTACTGGGACGGGAAGCCGTATCTGGACAGCCTCAAGTTCGTCAACATCGCCGGCGGCCAGCCCCGCATCGAGGCGCTGAGCTCCGGCGGCGTCCAGATGACCTTCCTGCGCTCCGCCGAGTGGGTCGCCGACGCCAAGGGCGAGTACCCCGGGTTCTACGAGCCCCTCAACGTCAACGATGTGCTGCAGATCAACAACCGTGAGGGCCACCCCGGAGCGGACCCGAACCTCCGCAAGGCGATCGCCCTGGCCATGGATCCCGAGGTGATCAACCAGCGCGCATTGAAGGGCGACGGGCACCCGACGACCAAGATCTTCGCCGAGTGGTCCAAGTGGCACAACGACGTCCCCGCGTTCGAGCAGGACACCGCGCAGGCCAAGCAGCTCGTCGACGCCGCCAAGGCGAACGGGTTCGACGGGAAACTCAGCTATGTGAGTGTGAACGACCCGACCTCGCAGGCGACCGCCACCGCCACGCAGGCCCTACTCGGCGCGGTCGGCATCGACGTGGACGTCGAATACGCCGCCACGGTCACCGACATGGTCAAGCGCCTCTACGTCGATCACGACTTCGACCTGGGACACGGCAGCTACAGCATCTCCGATGCCGTGCCCTACATGCGCCTGTCCGCCTCACTGCGGAGCAACTCGTCGAACAACATCCTCGGCTACGACAGCCCCGAGATGGACAAGCTGCTCGACACCGCGCAGCACGCCACCACCGAGGACGCCGAGAAGGCGGCGCTGAAGGCGATCGAGCAGAAGATCCACGAGGACGTGCCCTATGTGAACCTGGGCTGGGGCGCGAACTTCGTCGCCTGGAACCCCGACGTCTACGGCGCCACGCCGAGCAACGACGGCATCATGCTGCTGGGCAACACCTGGATCAAGAAGTGA
- a CDS encoding arylsulfatase, whose translation MTNSGRMHRDRHAPSADGFSGVIAEDLPSAVPSWPARPGPIGGPGGTAPDVIVMIVDDMGYSDIGPFGSEIPTPNLDAVAAEGATLTDFHVTPTCSPTRASLLTGCNSHAVGMGAVANVDDGFPGYAAELPENQPTMAETFRAAGYATMAIGKWHLCREQDMHAAGDRHSWPVQRGFDQYYGFLEAQANLHNPAQLYEGNNPVHTTEYPEGYYLTDDLTDRAVTMIAESAAAEPSKPLMMYFAHAAVHSPMHIKPGAAEKHRGRYDAGWESIRSERRRRQDELGVIPAEVGTAPLDDALGPDVPGWDALAEDGRSLAARHMENYAAMIETIDESVGRIRDIQRKLGRLDNTIFVFLSDNGASGGGGGDVGIMNHLSNLNRAHVPTPDERVAEEIGWIDELGGPSTWPLYATGWATASNTPFRRHKFSTYRGGHQVSFLISWPTGLGRLGVRHQYAHVTDLLPTVAELAGVAVPATRNGRDARTLDGSSMVEALRNPDAPSAHGDQYYECLGERAFYAPSLDGHPAWEAVADHTAATAFAEDHWALYSVDRDPVQLDDVAAEHPGTVAELAARFDAAAVANSVYPMSNGSPLHFMQRDPAEERFATETVLFPETPPLERFRANQLIDGRSFTIDVDLGPDGYRPGDEGVLVAHGGQESGYVLYISGGELIVEQNAWGRTIVSDPAPVPQGARRLRLNVEAPGKHRWIASLEADGRSLRTGVDMLQLSWLVPFSGLAAGTMSRSPVSRRLHDDHGMFPYSGTWESITIRPGEHAPDAPAVMLDAIRRMGAPTQ comes from the coding sequence ATGACGAATAGTGGCCGGATGCACCGTGATCGGCACGCCCCTTCCGCTGACGGGTTCAGTGGAGTGATCGCCGAGGATCTGCCCAGCGCCGTTCCGTCGTGGCCGGCTCGGCCCGGGCCCATCGGAGGTCCGGGCGGCACCGCGCCCGATGTGATCGTCATGATCGTCGACGACATGGGCTATTCGGACATCGGTCCATTCGGCTCCGAGATTCCCACCCCGAACCTGGATGCGGTCGCGGCTGAAGGTGCCACGCTGACGGACTTCCACGTGACGCCCACCTGTTCGCCCACCCGCGCCTCGCTGCTCACCGGCTGCAACTCGCATGCAGTGGGGATGGGCGCGGTCGCGAACGTCGATGACGGCTTCCCCGGCTATGCGGCCGAACTCCCGGAGAACCAGCCCACGATGGCTGAGACGTTCCGCGCGGCCGGCTACGCCACGATGGCGATCGGGAAGTGGCACCTGTGCCGCGAGCAGGACATGCATGCCGCCGGAGACCGCCATTCATGGCCGGTTCAGCGTGGGTTCGACCAGTACTACGGATTCCTCGAGGCGCAGGCCAATCTGCACAACCCGGCACAACTCTACGAGGGCAACAACCCGGTGCACACCACCGAGTACCCCGAGGGCTATTACCTGACCGACGATCTGACCGATCGGGCCGTCACGATGATCGCCGAATCGGCCGCGGCAGAGCCGTCGAAGCCCCTGATGATGTACTTCGCCCACGCTGCCGTGCACTCGCCGATGCACATCAAGCCCGGTGCGGCAGAAAAGCATCGCGGCCGTTACGACGCGGGCTGGGAGTCGATCCGTTCCGAGCGGCGTCGACGCCAGGACGAATTGGGCGTGATCCCGGCTGAGGTCGGTACCGCCCCGCTCGACGACGCCCTCGGTCCGGACGTCCCGGGATGGGACGCACTGGCCGAGGACGGCCGAAGCCTGGCGGCCCGGCATATGGAGAATTACGCCGCGATGATCGAAACGATCGACGAGTCCGTCGGCCGGATCCGCGACATTCAGCGCAAACTGGGGCGACTGGACAACACGATCTTCGTGTTCCTGTCCGACAACGGCGCGTCCGGCGGGGGCGGCGGTGATGTCGGCATCATGAATCACCTGTCGAATCTGAATCGCGCGCACGTGCCGACGCCGGACGAGCGTGTGGCCGAGGAGATCGGCTGGATCGACGAGCTCGGGGGCCCCTCCACGTGGCCGCTGTACGCGACAGGGTGGGCCACCGCCTCGAACACGCCGTTCCGGCGTCACAAGTTCAGCACTTACCGGGGCGGGCACCAGGTGTCCTTCCTGATCTCCTGGCCGACCGGGCTCGGCCGGCTGGGCGTACGTCACCAGTACGCACACGTGACAGACCTGCTGCCGACCGTGGCCGAACTGGCGGGCGTGGCTGTGCCGGCCACCCGGAACGGCCGCGATGCGCGAACACTCGACGGGTCCTCGATGGTCGAGGCCTTGCGCAACCCCGACGCGCCGAGTGCGCACGGCGACCAGTACTACGAATGTCTCGGCGAGCGCGCCTTCTATGCCCCGAGCCTCGACGGGCACCCCGCCTGGGAGGCGGTGGCCGATCATACGGCGGCCACCGCATTCGCCGAGGACCATTGGGCGTTGTACTCGGTCGACCGCGACCCGGTCCAACTCGACGACGTCGCTGCCGAGCATCCCGGAACGGTCGCGGAGCTCGCGGCACGGTTCGACGCCGCAGCCGTCGCCAACAGCGTCTATCCGATGTCCAACGGCAGCCCGCTGCACTTCATGCAGCGCGATCCGGCGGAGGAGCGTTTCGCCACCGAGACGGTCCTGTTTCCGGAGACGCCGCCGCTTGAACGGTTCCGGGCGAACCAGCTGATCGACGGCCGCTCGTTCACTATCGATGTGGATCTGGGACCGGACGGCTACCGCCCGGGTGACGAAGGTGTACTCGTCGCGCACGGGGGGCAGGAGTCCGGATATGTGCTCTACATTTCAGGCGGCGAGCTCATCGTGGAGCAGAACGCGTGGGGGCGGACCATCGTGTCCGATCCGGCGCCGGTTCCCCAGGGGGCACGCAGACTCCGACTGAACGTCGAAGCGCCCGGAAAGCACCGCTGGATCGCGTCGTTGGAAGCCGACGGTAGGTCACTGCGTACCGGGGTCGACATGCTGCAGCTGTCCTGGCTCGTGCCGTTCAGCGGGTTGGCAGCGGGAACCATGTCCCGCTCGCCGGTCTCCCGGCGACTGCATGACGACCACGGGATGTTCCCGTACTCGGGCACGTGGGAGTCCATCACCATCCGGCCCGGAGAGCATGCCCCTGATGCCCCGGCCGTGATGCTGGACGCGATCCGCCGCATGGGTGCGCCCACGCAGTAG
- a CDS encoding TetR/AcrR family transcriptional regulator, which translates to MPTETATKAERKRQLMLRAATELFAVHGLAGTSMRMIATSIGILPGSLYKYVDSKDALLQEIVLGHLRAVHAEFRHVLNLSLPPAQELGELIRRSLILVQRDPHSPQICRNEEGAIRRLAGHAEIRSLAAANHRLWVASIERGVAEGAYRPSINPAAAYELIKDGIWLTGRWFTPSEHYSAADLSVECVEFYLNALAR; encoded by the coding sequence GTGCCAACGGAAACCGCGACGAAGGCCGAGCGGAAGCGGCAGCTGATGCTGCGGGCCGCCACTGAATTGTTCGCTGTGCACGGCCTGGCGGGCACGTCGATGCGGATGATCGCGACGAGCATCGGCATCCTGCCGGGGAGCCTCTACAAGTACGTCGACTCCAAGGATGCGCTGCTCCAGGAGATCGTCCTGGGCCACCTGCGCGCGGTGCATGCGGAGTTCCGACACGTCCTGAACCTGTCGCTGCCGCCCGCACAGGAACTGGGCGAGCTTATCCGCAGGTCGCTCATCCTGGTGCAGCGCGATCCGCACTCGCCGCAGATCTGCCGCAACGAGGAAGGCGCCATCCGCCGGCTGGCCGGCCACGCGGAGATCCGGTCGCTGGCGGCGGCAAACCACAGGCTGTGGGTCGCTTCCATAGAACGCGGAGTCGCCGAGGGTGCGTACCGGCCGTCGATCAACCCGGCCGCTGCGTACGAGCTGATCAAGGACGGCATCTGGCTGACCGGCCGGTGGTTCACGCCCTCCGAGCACTATTCCGCCGCCGACCTGTCCGTCGAGTGCGTGGAGTTCTACCTGAACGCGCTGGCCCGATAG
- a CDS encoding MFS transporter: MEETGRAPGSHESSPAQLRKVAVSSLFGTVLEYYDFLLYSTMAALVFGEVFFPGDSRIVSTIAAFGTLAVGYVARPLGGIVFGHFGDRFGRKHILIVTMAVMGGASFLIGLLPGYASIGVAAPVLLVILRVVQGLAVGGEWGGAALMVVEHADADNRGKWSGVMNLGSPIGFLLSTVAVAIVSLLPEESLHSWGWRIPFLVSALLVVVGLYMRSKVVESPVFQEAAERADADSADRTPLKQLLAKPKPVVLACAAGIAPFALTALMTSHIIAYATGIGYDESTVMQVLVLLSVVSLAAIPAAATLSDRIGRRSTVLIGAVGAAAFAFPMYMLINTGEVSLMIVGLVIGQVLQNLMFAPLVPMLSEMFGTTVRYTGASLGYQGASLIGAGFTPLIASSLLAALGESSWPLSLIIIVTAAVSITALAMITETRGRDLTLEDPTDAAATTDAATTTTTDTDRAAADDAAPRRPAAGGMPTSGH, encoded by the coding sequence ATGGAAGAAACCGGCCGGGCCCCCGGGAGCCACGAGTCGTCGCCCGCACAGCTGCGCAAGGTCGCCGTGTCGAGCCTGTTCGGCACAGTGCTGGAGTACTACGACTTCCTGCTCTACAGCACGATGGCGGCGCTGGTGTTCGGCGAGGTCTTCTTCCCCGGCGACAGCCGCATCGTCTCGACCATCGCGGCCTTCGGCACCCTCGCCGTCGGATACGTCGCACGCCCACTCGGCGGAATCGTCTTCGGCCACTTCGGCGACCGGTTCGGCCGCAAGCACATCCTCATCGTCACGATGGCGGTGATGGGCGGCGCGAGCTTCCTCATCGGGCTGCTCCCCGGCTACGCGTCGATCGGCGTGGCGGCGCCGGTGCTGCTGGTGATCCTGCGGGTCGTGCAGGGCCTGGCCGTGGGCGGCGAGTGGGGCGGCGCAGCGCTGATGGTCGTGGAGCACGCCGACGCCGACAACCGCGGAAAATGGTCGGGCGTGATGAACCTGGGTTCGCCCATCGGGTTCCTGCTGTCGACGGTGGCGGTGGCGATCGTGAGCCTGCTGCCGGAGGAAAGCCTGCACTCCTGGGGCTGGCGGATCCCGTTCCTGGTGAGCGCCCTGCTGGTGGTCGTCGGCCTCTACATGCGCAGCAAAGTCGTCGAGAGCCCCGTCTTCCAGGAGGCGGCGGAGCGCGCGGACGCGGACAGCGCCGATCGCACGCCGCTGAAGCAGCTGCTGGCGAAGCCGAAGCCTGTGGTGCTCGCCTGCGCCGCGGGCATCGCCCCGTTCGCCCTCACCGCGTTGATGACGTCGCACATCATCGCCTATGCGACGGGCATCGGTTACGACGAGTCCACCGTGATGCAGGTGCTCGTGCTGCTGTCGGTGGTGTCGCTGGCCGCCATCCCGGCGGCGGCCACGCTGTCGGACCGGATCGGCCGGCGGTCCACCGTGCTCATCGGCGCCGTCGGCGCCGCCGCGTTCGCCTTCCCGATGTACATGCTGATCAACACCGGCGAAGTCTCGCTGATGATCGTCGGCCTGGTGATCGGCCAGGTCCTGCAGAACCTGATGTTCGCGCCGCTGGTGCCGATGCTGTCGGAGATGTTCGGCACCACCGTCCGTTACACCGGCGCATCGTTGGGCTACCAGGGTGCCAGCCTGATCGGCGCCGGATTCACCCCGCTGATCGCCAGCAGCCTGCTTGCGGCACTCGGCGAGTCGAGCTGGCCGCTGAGCCTGATCATCATCGTCACGGCCGCCGTCTCGATCACCGCGCTCGCGATGATCACCGAGACGCGGGGACGGGACCTGACCCTGGAGGATCCCACCGACGCCGCCGCCACCACCGACGCCGCCACCACCACCACCACCGACACCGACCGAGCAGCCGCCGACGACGCCGCGCCGCGGCGTCCCGCCGCCGGCGGCATGCCGACGTCCGGACACTGA